The region GGTTGGACAGGATCGCACCGACGAATTCCCGCGGGCCAATACTACTGATATCATTATACATAAGTCGCTTGTGTTCCAGCGGGATCCTTTTTCCAGATTTCCCTTCTCCCGCAGTTTAAAACAGGCGCCAGGGAGTTGATGCTATTGCGCTCCACGAGGGGATTTCTTCCGCTCCTCCTTTCCGTATTTCTGGCGGCGTCGCTTTTTGCGTTCAGCAAACCCGCCGCCTCGCAGGAAGACCTTTCATGGCTGCGTCCGGGGGACCTGGTGCCGGATCAGTTCGCCTTCAGCGGGGGGTCGCCCTCGCTGGAAGAGGTGAGCGAAGCATTCCTGAAAACCTTCGGCGAGAACCCCGCCCTTTGGCCGGAGGAATTCCGCCGCATCCACGAAATCCAGGTTGCTTTCAATAGGAGAGCCCTCGCAAGCCCCAAGTTCAAGGGCCAGTTCGACAAAGAAGCCCTGGCGAAGATGAAGGCCCAGGAAGCGGACCCCGTCGCTTACTGGGCCCGGTGCCTTTATGACGGCTGGGGCTTCGAGGAGTGGTTCAACAACGACCACCTGACGGTGCGGGATGTCCCCAGGGGCTTACTCAACCGCTTCCTGGCCGAGTTCTTTCCCCTGTCGTGGCAGGATATCAGGAGCATCGTCCGCGTCGAGGAATACATGCTCGGGCTTTCCGACAAGGAGTTCGTCCCCTACAACGACTACGAGGGCAAGGTGCTCCAACAGAAAAAACGCGACGTCCAGCAGTACAACTCTCTCGTGGAGAAGGTCACGGAAGACTATGCCAGGAAAAACGACATCCCCATGCTTCTCTTGATGTCGGAGAGGATAGACACCAACTGGGTGGGCGACGACGCCTTCGAGGCTTCACTCCTGAAACAGGGAAAGAGGCTCTCCCAAAAAATCCAGGATGTGGCAAACGATATGAACGGAAGGTTCCGCGCCGCTTTCTACAGGGCCTGCCCCAAGCTTACCTATTCCTGGAACTCCGAACCCTGGTCGGAGGATCACGTCGTTTTCAATGGCAACCCCGTCCGGAAGAGCCCTAACACCGACTACGTGGGAACGAGCACCCGGATAGAGCATCCTTATATCGGCGAGAAGGTCACCATCCAGGAACAAAAGGTAACCTCCGGTCCAGCCCTGATGCTCCAGTGGGGAACATCCCCCACCCACTCGACGGAGTACGACCGGGGTGCGGTGGTCGAAAACAACGCACCGGAATACATGGTAGCCCGGAAGCAATATGGGGAGACCAGGGAATTCGTCCTCTCCCTGTATCTCGATCGGCTCTCCGGCTTCGGCTACGAAGTCTCCTTCGCCCCCGTGGGAGGATTGCGTTTCCCCGAGGCGGTCGAGGCGGAATTGATTAAAGCTGTCACCGGGGCCTTCCTCGAGGCCGCAGAGGAATCCTTCGGCAGCTGCGCGAAAAGGACGGCAAAGGAGCCGGACCCGCCGAAGGAGCCAGCCCCTCCTCCGAAGGAGCGCGAGAAGGAAGGGCCTCCCAGGAGGGTAACTCTCCGACCGGCCAAGGTAGGGAATATGCTCGTCGATGACGATCACCCGGAAGGAGCAACCTTCACACTGGCGGTATGGGAGAAAGACCGGCGGATCCCCCAAGCCGAAGTGGCCATAAGGAAACCCGAGGTAGGAACCGTCTCTACCAGGAACGCCGAAGGCGGGGACGAAAAGTGGCTTATCCTTCGTACAGACCCCCTGGGAGAAGCCACGATAACCTACACGCCACCCCCCCTGGCGGAGCTCAAGATGCTGGGGCCAAGCCGGTGGGATGTGCGCATCGCCGCCGAGGACAAGGAGAGCGGAGCCAGGGATTCGATCGCCTTCAGAGTGAGCAGGCCCAAGGGGCTGGACGCAATGATGGATCACAGGGTCTTCCCCGCCTTTGCCGGGTTCAGAAACACCCTCCGCTTCCGTTTTGACGGGAAAGGTTCCCAAAACGACAGGGGCGAAAAGTACAGGATAAAGATCACCGTCATGAGCGGCAACGGTTCTCTCTCCCTCGACCCGGAAGGCTCAGGGGGCAAGAGCGCCTTCGCCATGGAAGTGGAGGCAGACAAGGATCACGTCCTTTATTATCGTTGGCACGGCCCAAGGGATCTCGACGAGCCGGCGACAGAATCCATTCTTCTCCAGATACCTGAACTGGAGCTCGAGGAAACCGTCGCCTTTTCCGTGGGAGTGGCGATCGAGATCCATTCGGCCCAGCAGGAGCAACTGGAGGTGGAACAGCCAGGGCTTTTCGTCCCCGTCAAGGTATACGTCCAGGATAAATTTCACCCCGATCTCGACATGGCCGAGTTTTTCCGCACCTTCCTCATGAAGCCCACGCTGGTCATAAGCCAGGCGGATTTCAAACCCTTCGACCCCGAAGAATCCATGCCAAAATTGAACCTGGCGGCGCTGCTCGATCACGTGAGGGGGGCCGGACTTCCCCAGGATTCGGTTTCCCTCGAGCCGGAGACGTGGTCCCTCGCGAAGGATGCTTGTTCACGGTGGTTCCTCGTCGCCGGGGCGATGCCGGGAGGTCCTGTCCCCCCGAACGCCTTCCCGGGGATCATCCTGTGGGACTACGGAGACTATACATTCAAAATAAGCATGAACGTCAGCGATTCCCGTGGGCTCCCGGTGGAGCCGTTGGGCAGCGCCATGACCTTGGCCCTTCGTATCGGTCCCTTCTCCACGGGCGACAGGGGAGCCGACCTGATCCTCCCCATGATACTGACCTATTCGGCCCTTTTCCCCGGGGAGGAGGCGAGGCAGTTCTCGGTCCGGGGCAGGAACCTCCTGCAAAAGGGAGACCTGGCGTCCACCTCGGCCACGGTGGGGGAGTATTTTTCAAAACGGCTTTCATCGGTCGCCTTCAGCGAGGGGATGGACCCCCAGGTGTTGGAAAGGTTGGAATTCCTGGTGCACAAGGCCCACGGTCTTTACGGGGCCGAACTCTCGAGCACTACCCTCGAGGAATCCCTCTTCCAGGCCAAGCTCAACTTCCTCTGCGCCGCCGCCGGAGAGTACGCCGAGGTCTTCCTCTCCCAGGGTTACGACCTTTCAAAACTGGCGGACTCCCCCTCGATCGACCATAGCGGCCCCGAACTCGAGGTCCTCGAGATGATCAAGGGATTCCTCGAAGGGTACGGCGAGTACGGCATCCTGGCCCTGACCAGGAAAAACATACGGTACCTGGCGATCTATGACGAGTCGGGGAAAGAGCTCTCCGAGTTTCATGGCCAGGTCTTCGGCGGCGGCGGGGAATCGAGGAGGGTATTCTTCGGGAAGAACTCCGTGGTGGTGCCCTTCCACCTGGGGGAGAACCTGCTGATCAACCTGAGAAGCAAGGGAAAACCGGTGGACGCCATAAAGATTCTGCCCAACGGCATCAACGTGCAGCGCCTGGGCTTACAGCCGGGGAGCGAGACCATAAACGTCTACGGCGATGTGGTGCGGCCCTAAACGGGTGGAGCGCAACGTGAAAAAAGGCGCCGACTTCAAAGTCGGCGCCTTTTTTGAACGTGACCGGCGTTGCTTGGATCTTACTTATAATCCTCCCGGGCAGGCCAAAAAGCATCGATCACGTGGCACTCGGTGATCCCCTGGGCTAGGTGCGGAACCCCCGAAGGAATCACCAGCACCGACCCAGGCCCGAGGGTCCACTTCTTCCCCTCGGAGGTTATTTCCAAGGTACCCTTCACGACATTGACCACCTGCTCGTGCTCGTGAGAGTGTTCCGGCAGCGCTGCTCCCTGCTCGATCACCCACCACGCCATGGTCATGTGGGGAGAGTGTACGAATTTGCCGTGGACTCCCTTCACGACCTCCCTGGGCTCCATCTTCTTCGTATCGGTGTGCTCCATGGCGTGACCCCCCTGTCACAATTTTTTAAAAACAAAGGATATACTATAATACCAACCTAGTTTTATGCTTCTGGTCCTCTCTTTAGCCGGCCCTGAGGATCACCCGATTGATCTGGACCCTGTCGCCTCTTTTTATCTCTAATGGAATATCATCCCCTCCTGAGATTATCACTTTTTAAATTCAGCATACTGCAAAAGGTTTGAAAAAAATTAAACTATCAGACTAATATTGAAAAAAATTTACTGAAAAATTCGATCTGGCGGTCC is a window of Thermovirga sp. DNA encoding:
- a CDS encoding cupin domain-containing protein translates to MEHTDTKKMEPREVVKGVHGKFVHSPHMTMAWWVIEQGAALPEHSHEHEQVVNVVKGTLEITSEGKKWTLGPGSVLVIPSGVPHLAQGITECHVIDAFWPAREDYK